In the Plasmodium sp. gorilla clade G2 genome assembly, chromosome: 12 genome, tcaataaaaattatatatatatatatatatatatgtatatattttatatttcagataaattatatattagatgaaataataatgggaggtaagaaatataatttttaatgagacaattatatatatatatatatttatatatttatatttatttattttatatcttcCATTGTAGGTATCGTTTTAGAAACCAATATAGACACTATTCTTCATTCAATTAATGGTTCTAAGAGATTAATAGAAAATGAATCTTCCTTTTTCGGAGACTGATTtggaattattaaaaaaaaaaaaaaaaaaaaaaaaaaaaacatttatttgttattattttattatgttttaaaaacacaaatatgttatatatatatatatatatagttgtGATTTCATATTTGCTTTGTTTTAATtcgaaataaaaatatttattaaagaaCGTAAAAAATTTcctcatatataatattattacaaaaaaaaaaaaaaaaaatacatatatatatatatatacatacatataacaaatgaatatttatattgttgtATTTTAAATTGATATGCGGAAATTTTAAGaacaaataaacatatatatatatatatatatatatatatatatatatttatatttataattttttatatgtgtactctttttttttttttttttttttttttttttttttttttttttcataaacttttaaaatttttaaaatgtgtgtcaatattaaaatatgtattataaaaataaaaaaatatatacatacaaagatatacatatatatatatatacatatatatatattttttttttattcaaaaCTCAAGTCCATATCATCGGGGTGATATCTTTtctttgttatattatataactgGAAAGAATCTACAGGTCCCATTTcagttatatataaagttaTTGAATGTTCTGGTATGTAATCATATTTTGGAATTCTAACATGAAGATTTTCAACATCgtcatcattatatataagagaAGGTCCTGGTTGTAATTCATTTTGTCTTAAAGGATCATATAATGgaacatatattaatttaaataatggtAGAACAATAATTACAGGTTTAGAATGTAATTGTGCTGAGCAAGCAATATTATAACCACCCATTTTTGTGATTGCTCCTCCTGATGAAGATACAGCAACAGATCCTAAAACTACCTTATTAATTTTAGGTATAACAGCAAAAACAGCTGCATCagatatatatgttgtatcAACACCATCATCACTTAATGATTGAGACATTTTAAATCCATTTCTATTAATATCTCCTCCTACAACTATAACAGATATtccatctttttttttatttattgtttttaaaaatttctcTACTCCTGCTGAATAACCATGTGTTAATATTACATCATTCTCTGtaaataaatcatatgaTGTTCTTTGTTCAGCCTCATCCCATGATGTATCTATTTCAGCAATAAGTTCTTCTATACCTTCTATTATAGAATGTTTCAAAGTATTTGTAGCTGGTATTTTATACGTACTCTCATTGCATTgattttcaaaataaaatgaaaatgatttatggaagttttttatttcacgttgatataatgtatttgtatttatatcaaaGGTGTCTAAATTTTTTGATCCCTGTTTTGAAATGGGTGtcgtattttttttcttcaccTTGTTCTTATCAcaactattactattacaataaatattattattacaataaatattattattacaattgatattattattacaattgatattactattactattactattactattagaattaatattaatatttttatttttattattgctGTTGTCACCATGGTTGCACATTTGACCATCTTTTTTGTCTTCATATTCCTTATGATCAATCgcattgatattattaatattatccatataattattattatataaatataactgTTTAAAATGCTCTACTCTTATTATTGTTAATACtcttcttattatatttggTATTAcaaaaaacattttattatttttaataaccTGTTTAcctaaatattttataatttcaatTAAATCAAATACATTCTTCCATTGATATATCTCTACTACTTTCTTTAAAACTTCTGCGATTTTTTTGCCTACAGAATTACTTCCATTTATATTACCATTTTTAAATCCACTTTCTAATAATTCAACAATACCGTTTAACCAATAAGCAactaataattctttttctctttcttttttttcttcagaacttttttttttcttcttttcaaatttaattttattataatttatggtttctttataattacatgattcatttgttttttcatattcaGAATCTGGAgaattttctttaatttctttatCATATGATATGTTAGATATGGTCGATGTTTTCTCTTTATCACTAATATGATTTATactatgtattttattattattattacatattttattgtttatatcCTTTTCATCTATATGGTAGGTGTCtttattatccatattaCTAATATCACTATTAAtgtttatcattttattaatatcatcttttttattattatcaaataacAAACAACTTTTTTGTGTACTTAAAGTTTTAACTGTATTGGTGTCTAATccatgtaatatattatcattataattatcatctttataataatcttctttttttaaaaactcaTTATTCTCACATCTATTAAgtgataaataaattttactatcaatattattcttagactgtttattttcttctacatTAGATGTTATATTAGTGTTTACTTCACTCACATCAtttgaattaaatatattttgtttttcctTTGTATGttcttctatattattaaaatggtTATGatctaataatttattattattattattattattattgttgttgttgttattattattattattattgttgatattattttttatttcgttCAAGTCATATTTTGAATTTCcttgatttttatttatatttaaaacttgatcataattattcttttttacaTGTAAATCCATAATTAGTTCTTTCCTTTTCCTTCTctgaattataataataaatctaataatatgattattaatatatattttatatattatggtattttgttttttttaactatataaacatatattcatatatatatatatatataaatatacatatatatatattttagttgactatttatttttgtatttcatttattttaatcatctcatatataaacataatatcAAAGGGACCCAAAAATGATGGacgttttttatttttttacatggatagatttataaattcacataaaaaaaaaaaaaaattaatacaataatataaatagatataaccaaacatataattatattgataagagtatataaaaaaataaaagtaataataatataatataaaaatatgataataacataatatgtatttctttcactctatatatatatatatataatgtagaACTTCaaagtatataaatttacatttaatattataaatattatatatatatatatttataaaataataaataaatgaatatttttattaatttaataaaatgttaAAAAGTTTATTACTATTCATATTCAATTGattaatgtatttttttttttattattatctttattttttttaagttatttgttatatataatacagtATGTTTATAACAAAACATAACATAcagcatatatataatatatatatcattatatatacattttcacttttatttaaaatatgtattttttttatttaggaTGAATACATGATAAATTTTGGACTTATAGtcttgttttattttttctttttattacaaaaaaaaaaaaataacaaatacatatataagtataaaaaataataaaatattataaaaatatatatatatatatatatatatatataatatatatatattatatcatattattataaatattcaaaaaatatatatatatatatatatataatacaaattaataatttcattatgttttacaaaattttttatatattttgtaatacattcatttttttatttttcttctataaaaaatatataatatatatatatatatatatatatatatatattataatcatttaaaaaaaaaaaaaaaaaaaaaaagagaatatacggtttattactattattttatatatatcactgTTAATGAAATTAcaacattaatattttactAAATAATTTcaattcaaaaaaattaaaaaaagaataaaataaattatataataaatatgtgtactaatattatgaaaataaaattatgtatagaaaaatatattatattaaaaaattcgGATACGTTTTCTGGCGTTTATTAAAAAGGAAGAATTATTggttatattaaaaagtatatttgaaaaataattgatatacatattttatttggaaTGTTTATAGTGTAATATCATATTTAAGAtaaagtaaataaataaatatatacatatatatatattttttgaatttgTGGTATTAAATTTTAGGTCTCAATGTGTactaaataatataagtatataatatatatatatatatttaatactctttttttttgattttattataatattttttaatttatattattatattctaatatttatttaagaCATTTTTAACTTTAATCCTTGAAAAACATTTctttataatgaaaaaagaagaacCATCTTTATGAAgcatttaaaaagaaattaaatttcttatattcttttaaattaatagtattaataaatacatatatatatatttatttatttatatattatatatcatatattatatataattattttatttcattttaatcATAGTACAGCTTTAGAaggtacattttttttttaaactattatatttcaaatattgatatatatatttaaatatcctcttctttttttttaatatccttatattttaataaaaaaattatatattatttttttattttatttgtgaTCTAGCTAAAATTCCAAAAATATTGGAAAATATAacgaagaaaaaaaaaaaaaattaaaaaaattatgaacagtTCATGTAGTtgtatattaaatgtatgacttgtacataaaataaaaaaaaaaaaaaatggaacaTGGGAACTTTGATGAGAAGTTTGGTGATTCCATATTATTGGAGTCTTTAAAAGAGGCTCTTCAAGAAATGATTGAAGAGTTTTATGTGGAAAAGGAGAAAggaatacaaatatataaggaGGCATGTATGgtaaatacaaaaataaaaaataaataaatatatatatatgtatgatatgtacattatttttttatatataacaaataatatttacaattatatataatacatacatatatatatatatatattttcatatatgttaattatattttagaatgtgaaaaaagaaatattagaCAATTCAAATCAACTGTCAGATGTTCATATGAGTGGACAACTTAAAAGTTATTACTGTCGGAATGATATGtggacatttttttttaagaattctctgtttaaaattaataagaataaaaaaatgaaaagttCTTCGAaggattataaaaattatcaaCCATTAAATTTAcgagtatataaaaatttttatgacAAAAAGGAAGAGTTTCTAAAAAATTGTGTTGACAAAAATAatgttaaattttttaaaaacttcCCTAAGCTTTATTCGAATATAGTTCATAAGGAAAACAATGAGATTGAGAATGatgatgtttttttttattatgatggtttaatcaaaatattatgtatagaAGAATCACTCATATAAAGGGGTAACactaaaaaattttatacgcacatcaaaaagaaaatatatatatatgtgacaaAATTACAAGCGAGAAAATGTTcaaaaatttacataattcttatataacaaatgaatgtggaattatatatatatatatatatatatatatatatatatatttatatatttatttaaaacaaaTCAAATTATGTGTCAATATAAAAGGAgcgacaaaaaaaatatatatatatatatataatatgtaaattttttttttttttttttccttattttaattttaaatatatatattatatatatatataaaatatatataatatatatattattatatacatatatatttttttttaaatgaaaaaaaaaaaaaaaaaaaagaagataataatatttgtgtATCTATTTttagtatattatatagatttATATGAGTAATTTGACtttattcaaatataaatattttatatttatatatgataaatgcTTTTTCCTAACTTTTATAAAGCTTATTAATTCTGATGATATGTTTATaaacattatatttaaaaaaaaaaaaaaataatatatatataaatatattttatatagaaaatgtgcataaataataaaaaattaagatatatatatatatatatatatatatatatatatatattttgaaattaTATTAGAATGTATATTCTAATGTATATAATGTAATACCTGATATCTagaagtatatataaaaaaaagaaataaattatataaataaaacacgtacatattattatatatatatataatatattattaagtttcttttcttttttattattaatcataaaataataataaataaaaaaggtttgaaaaaaaaaaaaaaatttaattattaattaataaataaataaaagtaaaattattttatatatgtacatttgAGAGCATAcctaaataaaattattaagttttaaatatgtattataattaatatagtTGTGATTATATGCAGAGTAGGAGAAgatatatttgtatgtacttttaataatatataaaattataaatagtgtttttatattaaacaattgtaaatatatatatatatatatatatatatatatatatatatttatttatttattttatttttttgggtGTTGTAGCTTATGATTGAAATTAGAACAAGTGCagatatgtatattattaataataataataaagtatGGCAAAAAAATTTGATCAATTATTTTCTAAGAAGGAAagatatttaaaagaaatattagaaagtaattgtatatatgtaaaagatTTAAATCATTGGGTTGGTACCAATTATATAGCTCGattgaaattaaaaaaagagcTATTAAAAGTAACCCCCAAATTGTTAATAAACAAAACACGTTCAAGTAAGAgagaataaaatgaaatataatataattcatcgtttatatgttataaaatgatatgcaaataaatacatatatatatatatatatatatatatatattatttgtgtatacctatatttttcatatttttcatatttttcatatttttcatatttttcatatttttcatatttttcatatttttcatatttttcatatttttcatacttttaatattttttttttttttttttttttttttttttttgtagaagCTAGCCGTTGTAGGGTGTGTGGTTTTTCTATTGAAAAAGACAAGCTACGAATTGGATATCCTACAAAAGATCCTAGAGGTGATTATGGTTATATAAGTTGTTGGGTTCATATCGAATgtagtaaaaaaatattgtattcatgtttatattttaaagagAATGAGAATATTTTAAAGGGATATTTACATGagtataagaataataatgattatgaagaaaattataataaatatgaaatatatatttataataatttacaatGGGATCTTTTTTTTGGAggtatagaaaatataaatgaagaagagCTATGTAAATTAAAAGAGATTTCAAGAccatatgaattaaaaaaaaatgatttaaaaTGTAGTAGTAGTTTTGAAATGttaataaatgaagaaaatgaaaaaataaattcattaaattatttaaatgtagaaaagaaaataacaaattataaatttaatgtacctaaagaattaaaatatgaTTTATTAGAATATCAGAAAGAAGGAATTTCTTGGATGATAAATCAAGAAAGGTCTAATGTCAAAGGAGGAATATTAGCTGATGAAATGGGAATGGGAAAAACCATACAAGCCATTACATTGATATTATGTCAAAAattgaataatttaaatgaaaaaaaaatagagcCACAAAATAATGTTAAGGTAGAATATGATCATAAAAAGGAGGAGGAAGAGACcatgatgatgatgacgatgatgatgaaggAAGAACATCAGAAGATCAATCCTATGTTACATTGTGATATTTATAAAGAAGATATAACATCCTTTAAAGAAACAGATATAGAATATGAAAAATCTGTTAAAGGagtagatataaaaaaatcatCTACTCATTATAGTAACAATAGATCATCCTGTAATAATTCCAGTACCAATgatttgaaaataaaagaagaatcAGAGTGTAGTGTTATATTAATAGAAAGTGATGAAacacaaaatgaaaaaattaatgataaaaaaaatgttatcgAAATAAACAATTTAGTAGCTCAAAATGTattaaatgagaaaaaaataaagaatataaaaagagagtctgttcataaaaataataatatattaagttgtaataaaaaaaatgattttattaataagCTTCAAGGGCAAACATTAATAATTGCACCTGTAGCTGCTGTTATGCAATGGAAATCtgaaatagaaaaatttATTGATGCGAATATTTTAAGTGTTTATGTTTATCATGGTAATTCAAAAATGATAAGTCATgaagaattaataaaatatgatattgTTATAACATCATATGCAGTTGTAGAAGTTAATTTTAGAAAAATTgttaataaacataaaaaaccCTGTGAATATTGTGGTAGGTTATATCTACCAAATAATTtagatatacataaaaaatatttttgtggTCCTACAGCTGTCAGAACagaaaaattgaaaaagagaaaaaaaaaaaataaggacACAGCACTTGTTGCTATGAAAAAGTTTGATGAGACATTTGTTCCAACACCTAGGAATGTGTTATTAGAAATTATGGCTAATAgtaaaaaagaattagaagataatgatgatattaaaaaagataatgaaATATCTGACAAAGGtgttaatgataataataataataataataataataatcaaaatggGAATTATCAAGataagggaaaaaaaaataatatatctagaaaaaaaaaaaaaaaaaataatcaaataaaaacaaaaaataaagagaatGATGGTAATATAGATGTTATAGTATTATCATCAGATAGTAGTAAAGAAAAAagttcttcttcttcttcttcttcacaAAATTCTGTATATTCTCCATTGTCAAGAAAAACATCGAGTAGAATAATAGACTTAAATAATTTAGGATTTGATAAAGAAACAATGGAAGATGTTATTGAGCGTTTAAgtgaaggaaaaaaaaaaaagaaaaatataaaaaatcatCGAGATGTTAAATGGAATGtagttattaaaaatatgttagagaattttttatataatatagatatgAATGACAAATGTAAACATGTCttgattaaaatatatttaacaaCTACAACAATAGAAAATACAgaattagaaaaattaaatgtggGAGAACTAAAGGTTCTTCTAATAACAATGGGTAAGCATATATTTGGAACCAAAATTGAGTTAATAAATAGAATATTAGTATCAGCAAAATATATACGCAAAGAATTATATGACAATAATACAGAGGAAGAGAGAAAAGACAAATCGTGTATTGATAATATGGATGGAGATACTGTTATTGATGTGACTAATAAAAAGGGAAATCATAAAATTTGTAAAGAAaggaaaattaaaaaagaggATGAAAAAAGTAGCATTGAGAAAAAGCGAAAAACGgtggatataaaaaaagaagtgACATTAAATAAGAAGAGGAGAAATACTACAGATGGAGGGACTACATTGAACGTTAAAGGGAGAAAGagtgaaaataataaaaaaaatgttattagtgataataataataattcgtGTTGTAGCAATGAAGAGagttatacaaataatagtAGTGATGAATCCTATCGAGTTGATTTGTGTTCGAATAAAAAAGAAcccaaaaataaaaaaaagatagaAAAGAATAGGAGAAGCCAAAGGAGGAGTTCATGTAAGAGTTCATGTAAGAGTTCTTTTAAGAGTTCTTTAGAAAGTGAAAAGAAGGAAGAATCTAGTAATTCATTTAGTAGagataattatgatgattatGATAATTCTTCAAATTCTTTTGATTCATATGATTCCATTATTGTTAGAAAGTCCAAGATGagtaaagaaaagaaaaaaagagagaaaatgaaaatttttgATGAAAGTGCTTTACATCAGATATATTGGAATCGGATTATTTTAGATGAAGCACATCGAATTAAGAATAGGAATACATCTACTACACAATCAATATTGAATTTAAAATGTTGTGGTTATAGATGGTGTTTAACTGGAACACCTTTACAGAATAGAATTTCTGAATTGTATAGTTTAATACGATTTATTGAATTTTATCCATAtgcttattatttttgttcaaAAAGAGATTGTAgatgtttattattaaattatgagATGAGAGATAACAAATATTGTTATTTCTGTAATCATTCCAGGATAaatcattttaattattttaataaaaggaTATTAAAACCTATACAGTCGTTTGGATATAAAGGAGAGGGTTTAAGTGGTATGTGTTATTTAAAGAATGAAGTAttagataaaatattattacgtAGAACTAAAGGTGAAAGGAAGAGTGATATTAAACTTAAACCtttaattataaagataAGAAAAGATAGATTaacaaatgaagaaaaagatttttatgaatcattatataaacaaacaTCAACACaatttaatacatatgtTAATTCAAATACTGTTCTACATAATTATGCTCATATTTTCGATTTATTAAGTAGATTAAGACAAGCAGCTGATCATccatatttaattatatttggAAATACATTTTTAAGTGACCCATCTGGtaaattcataaaaaaaaatacaacaaTAATTCCAGCAATTTCAAATGATTATGTGTGTGGTATATGTTTAGAAAATGTTGACAAAcgaaataatataagtaCTAGATGTAATCATAATTTTCATAAAAGCTGtttaaaacaatatatagaAAGTTTCGAGATGGATTCTGGTCTTCATGAAGAAGAGGAAAGGAGTGATTCTGAATTTAAAAATGGTAATATTATAAAGTAtaacacatataatattgatacaaatgataatatgaataaggTTAGACATACAAATAGTTGTAAGTACGATATAGTGAtgaatgatgatataaatgataatatgaatgataatatatatgacaatatgaatgataatatatatgacaataaagatatattcaagaataaaaaaaaaaacttggAAAAGAGATCTAAATCTATATCAGTtgtaaaatttaaaaataaagatggctatataaatttattaagtaatgatgaaaatataaaagactATCCATTAGGATGTCCTGTGTGTTTTATTCCTTTAACAGTTGATTTTAATCTCTTGAtagataaagaagaaaatgaagaagatgaaattattatttgtaaagAAGAAACtacttatataaataaaagtttTATTAATAGAATAAATACTCAAGAATATAAATCAAGTACTAAAATTGAAGCAGTTTATGAAGAagtaaaaaatgtaatagaTAATACTGAT is a window encoding:
- a CDS encoding eukaryotic translation initiation factor 2b, subunit 2, putative, whose protein sequence is MDLHVKKNNYDQVLNINKNQGNSKYDLNEIKNNINNNNNNNNNNNNNNNNNNNKLLDHNHFNNIEEHTKEKQNIFNSNDVSEVNTNITSNVEENKQSKNNIDSKIYLSLNRCENNEFLKKEDYYKDDNYNDNILHGLDTNTVKTLSTQKSCLLFDNNKKDDINKMININSDISNMDNKDTYHIDEKDINNKICNNNNKIHSINHISDKEKTSTISNISYDKEIKENSPDSEYEKTNESCNYKETINYNKIKFEKKKKKSSEEKKEREKELLVAYWLNGIVELLESGFKNGNINGSNSVGKKIAEVLKKVVEIYQWKNVFDLIEIIKYLGKQVIKNNKMFFVIPNIIRRVLTIIRVEHFKQLYLYNNNYMDNINNINAIDHKEYEDKKDGQMCNHGDNSNNKNKNININSNSNSNSNSNINCNNNINCNNNIYCNNNIYCNSNSCDKNKVKKKNTTPISKQGSKNLDTFDINTNTLYQREIKNFHKSFSFYFENQCNESTYKIPATNTLKHSIIEGIEELIAEIDTSWDEAEQRTSYDLFTENDVILTHGYSAGVEKFLKTINKKKDGISVIVVGGDINRNGFKMSQSLSDDGVDTTYISDAAVFAVIPKINKVVLGSVAVSSSGGAITKMGGYNIACSAQLHSKPVIIVLPLFKLIYVPLYDPLRQNELQPGPSLIYNDDDVENLHVRIPKYDYIPEHSITLYITEMGPVDSFQLYNITKKRYHPDDMDLSFE
- a CDS encoding DNA repair protein rhp16, putative, with the protein product MAKKFDQLFSKKERYLKEILESNCIYVKDLNHWVGTNYIARLKLKKELLKVTPKLLINKTRSKASRCRVCGFSIEKDKLRIGYPTKDPRGDYGYISCWVHIECSKKILYSCLYFKENENILKGYLHEYKNNNDYEENYNKYEIYIYNNLQWDLFFGGIENINEEELCKLKEISRPYELKKNDLKCSSSFEMLINEENEKINSLNYLNVEKKITNYKFNVPKELKYDLLEYQKEGISWMINQERSNVKGGILADEMGMGKTIQAITLILCQKLNNLNEKKIEPQNNVKVEYDHKKEEEETMMMMTMMMKEEHQKINPMLHCDIYKEDITSFKETDIEYEKSVKGVDIKKSSTHYSNNRSSCNNSSTNDLKIKEESECSVILIESDETQNEKINDKKNVIEINNLVAQNVLNEKKIKNIKRESVHKNNNILSCNKKNDFINKLQGQTLIIAPVAAVMQWKSEIEKFIDANILSVYVYHGNSKMISHEELIKYDIVITSYAVVEVNFRKIVNKHKKPCEYCGRLYLPNNLDIHKKYFCGPTAVRTEKLKKRKKKNKDTALVAMKKFDETFVPTPRNVLLEIMANSKKELEDNDDIKKDNEISDKGVNDNNNNNNNNNQNGNYQDKGKKNNISRKKKKKNNQIKTKNKENDGNIDVIVLSSDSSKEKSSSSSSSSQNSVYSPLSRKTSSRIIDLNNLGFDKETMEDVIERLSEGKKKKKNIKNHRDVKWNVVIKNMLENFLYNIDMNDKCKHVLIKIYLTTTTIENTELEKLNVGELKVLLITMGKHIFGTKIELINRILVSAKYIRKELYDNNTEEERKDKSCIDNMDGDTVIDVTNKKGNHKICKERKIKKEDEKSSIEKKRKTVDIKKEVTLNKKRRNTTDGGTTLNVKGRKSENNKKNVISDNNNNSCCSNEESYTNNSSDESYRVDLCSNKKEPKNKKKIEKNRRSQRRSSCKSSCKSSFKSSLESEKKEESSNSFSRDNYDDYDNSSNSFDSYDSIIVRKSKMSKEKKKREKMKIFDESALHQIYWNRIILDEAHRIKNRNTSTTQSILNLKCCGYRWCLTGTPLQNRISELYSLIRFIEFYPYAYYFCSKRDCRCLLLNYEMRDNKYCYFCNHSRINHFNYFNKRILKPIQSFGYKGEGLSGMCYLKNEVLDKILLRRTKGERKSDIKLKPLIIKIRKDRLTNEEKDFYESLYKQTSTQFNTYVNSNTVLHNYAHIFDLLSRLRQAADHPYLIIFGNTFLSDPSGKFIKKNTTIIPAISNDYVCGICLENVDKRNNISTRCNHNFHKSCLKQYIESFEMDSGLHEEEERSDSEFKNGNIIKYNTYNIDTNDNMNKVRHTNSCKYDIVMNDDINDNMNDNIYDNMNDNIYDNKDIFKNKKKNLEKRSKSISVVKFKNKDGYINLLSNDENIKDYPLGCPVCFIPLTVDFNLLIDKEENEEDEIIICKEETTYINKSFINRINTQEYKSSTKIEAVYEEVKNVIDNTDDKCLIFSQYCSMLDLIEYHLKKNNIVCSKLLGYMSMISRNNILYNFNQDKQLRVLLISLKAGGEGLNLQVANRIFIVDPWWNPAAELQAIQRAHRIGQTKTVYAIRFIIENTVEEKIIQLQNKKQLVFDSTIGDSGNAMQKLSKEDLAFLFHS